Proteins from a single region of Apium graveolens cultivar Ventura chromosome 7, ASM990537v1, whole genome shotgun sequence:
- the LOC141674603 gene encoding uncharacterized protein LOC141674603, with the protein MIEEETVEQTRRRCKWENDDYICRGHILNGMSDSLFDIYQNVESAKELWDSLESKYMAEDASSKKFLVSNFINYKMVDTRPIMEQYNELLRILGQFVQHDMKMDESISVSSVINKLPPSWKDFKHTLKHNKEEMTLVELGSHFRIEEALRAQEIENNPKGKNQVGNSSVNMVEDGGSSKNSNKDNGKKRKFKENNNTCSNKKPKLACWKCGKSGHFKKDCRVGKGKYNAGLSGSKDPEKQQGQILVQKYNSGQNYMSLISKALYVQDDNVAWWIDSGATSHVCKDLRWFEDFQPIEDGSILKMGNVATKPIKGLGNVKLVFTSGKYEPGSTEDVRGPSEPRRRFRARKNKSFGPDFQLYLVEGSRDEVEIKSEYQYYFIIEEDPKTFNEAMTSRDVAFWKEAIQDEMVYIMNNNTWELSDLPSSCKALGNRWIFKRKMKVDGTIDKFKARLVIQGFRQKEGIDYFDTYAPVARISTIRLLIALASIHNLVIHQMDVKTAFLNGELDEEIYIKQPEGFVMSGSEHNVCKLKKSFYGLKQAPKDWHQKFDSVVLSNGFLLNQADKCVYSKFDASGKGVIICLYVDDMLIFGTDQNQVHKTKKFLSSNFDMKDLGEAEVILDIKIKRTKNSIKKI; encoded by the exons ATGATTGAGGAGGAAACTGTAGAACAGACTAGAAGACGCTGCAAATGGGAGAATGATGACTACATCTGTCGGGGTCACATCTTGAACGGTATGTCTGATTCTCTTTTTGATATATACCAAAATGTTGAGTCTGCAAAAGAATTGTGGGATTCCCTTGAATCCAAGTACATGGCTGAAGATGCTTCTAGCAAAAAATTTCTGGTTAGTAATTTTATTAACTATAAAATGGTTGATACTAGACCGATCATGGAACAGTATAATGAACTGTTAAGGATTTTGGGACAGTTTGTTCAACACGACATGAAAATGGATGAATCCATTTCGGTTTCTAGTGTTATAAACAAACTGCCACCCTCGTGGAAAGATTTCAAACACACCCTGAAACATAATAAGGAAGAGATGACTTTGGTTGAACTTGGAAGTCACTTCAGAATTGAAGAGGCTTTAAGGGCTCAAGAAATTGAGAATAATCCTAAGGGAAAGAATCAAGTCGGTAACTCTTCTGTAAATATGGTTGAAGATGGTGGATCTTCTAAGAATTCAAATAAAGACAAtggtaagaagaggaagtttaaAGAAAATAACAATACATGTTCCAACAAGAAACCAAAATTGGCATGTTGGAAGTGTGGCAAATCTGGTCATTTCAAGAAGGATTGTCGGGTTGGTAAAGGCAAGTATAACGCTGGTCTAAGTGGATCTAAGGATCCAGAAAAGCAACAAGGTCAGATTTTAGTACAAAAATATAATTCTGGGCAGAATTACATGTCACTAATATCTAAGGCATTATATGTGCAGGATGATAATGTTGCATGGTggattgattctggagcaacaAGTCATGTGTGTAAAGATCTTCGTTGGTTTGAAGATTTTCAACCAATCGAAGATGGATCTATTTTAAAGATGGGAAATGTTGCAACTAAACCAATAAAAGGACTAGGAAATGTAAAGCTTGTTTTTACTTCTGGAAAATAT GAACCCGGTTCAACTGAAGATGTTCGTGGACCTTCTGAACCAAGGCGACGTTTTAGAGCTAGAAAAAACAAATCATTTGGACCTGATTTTCAACTTTATTTGGTTGAAGGTTCAAGAGATGAGGTTGAGATTAAGTCTGAGTAccaatattattttattattgaggaggatccaaaaacatttaatgaagcAATGACATCAAGGGATGTTGCATTCTGGAAAGAAGCTATTCAGGATGAGATGGTATATATTATGAATAATAACACATGGGAATTGAGTGATCTACCTTCTAGCTGTAAAGCATTAGGAAACAGATGGATCTTCAAAAGAAAAATGAAAGTGGACGGTACCATAGACAAATTTAAAGCCAGATTGGTTATACAAGGCTTTAGACAAAAAGAAGGGATTGATTACTTTGATACTTATGCTCCCGTTGCTAGGATTTCTACTATCAGGTTGTTGATAGCACTTGCATCTATACACAACCTTGTAattcatcagatggatgtaaaaaCCGCATTCTTGAATGGTGAATTAGATGAGGAGATTTATATAAAACAACCGGAAGGGTTTGTTATGTCTGGTAGTGAGCACAACGTGTGTAAATTGAAGAAATCTTTTTATGGTCTTAAACAAGCACCAAAAGATTGGCATCAAAAATTTGATAGTGTGGTTTTGTCTAATGGTTTTCTTCTTAACCAAGCAGACAAATGTGTATATAGTAAGTTTGATGCTTCTGGTAAAGGAGTTATAATTTGCTTATACGTagatgatatgttgatttttggtaCTGACCAAAATCAAGTGCATAAAACCAAGAAATTTTTGTCATCTAATTTTGACATGAAAGACTTGGGAGAGGCTGAGGTGATTCTCGATATAAAGATCAAGCGTACGAAAAATAGTATTAAaaagatttaa